From the genome of Mycetocola spongiae, one region includes:
- the thiL gene encoding thiamine-phosphate kinase: MAPQNTFASFAPGTFPGGAAAQDWSSASTPGYAPVSVGEASESQILERILRRFPQAAAAVVGPGDDAAVMAPSVGSFVVTSDMMIHGPDFRLAWTRPYELGWKAAVTNLADVYAMGARPTGLVVALAVSADIEVAALERMADGLADACARLAPGCGIVGGDLSVSDTFTVAITAFGDLEERPAVLRSGARPGDTVALAGAAGLAAHGIDLLFERGVDSAGLPSREAGDALRATREREIAAQLLPYPPLPAGLAASRAGASAMMDVSDGLALDASRIATASGVSIDFSAAAFADASDVQRALRGGEDHALLATFPPGAALPTEFRPIGAVLPARAEGAVSLDGAVLEGNLGWDPYTAWDGHNG, translated from the coding sequence ATGGCCCCGCAGAATACGTTTGCCTCCTTTGCCCCCGGAACCTTCCCCGGCGGTGCCGCCGCGCAGGACTGGTCCTCTGCGAGCACCCCCGGATACGCGCCGGTGAGCGTGGGGGAGGCCAGCGAATCACAGATTTTGGAACGCATCCTGAGGCGGTTCCCGCAGGCAGCGGCCGCCGTGGTGGGCCCGGGCGATGACGCCGCGGTGATGGCGCCATCGGTGGGATCATTTGTGGTCACCAGCGACATGATGATCCACGGCCCCGATTTTCGCCTCGCCTGGACGCGGCCCTATGAGCTGGGCTGGAAGGCCGCGGTGACCAATCTCGCGGATGTTTATGCGATGGGGGCGCGGCCCACCGGTCTTGTGGTGGCCCTCGCGGTGAGCGCCGATATCGAGGTAGCCGCCCTCGAACGGATGGCCGATGGGCTCGCCGATGCCTGCGCGCGGCTCGCGCCCGGCTGCGGCATCGTCGGGGGAGACCTCTCGGTCTCGGATACGTTCACCGTGGCGATCACTGCCTTCGGTGATCTTGAGGAGCGCCCCGCGGTGCTGCGCTCGGGTGCGCGCCCGGGCGATACGGTTGCGCTCGCGGGGGCCGCGGGCCTGGCCGCCCATGGGATCGACCTGCTCTTTGAGCGCGGCGTGGACTCCGCGGGGCTGCCCTCGCGCGAGGCCGGGGATGCCCTGCGCGCGACGCGGGAGCGGGAGATCGCGGCGCAGCTGCTGCCCTATCCGCCGCTGCCCGCGGGGCTCGCGGCCTCCCGGGCCGGGGCGAGCGCGATGATGGATGTCTCGGATGGCCTCGCCCTGGATGCCTCGCGCATCGCCACGGCCAGCGGCGTGAGTATCGATTTTTCCGCGGCGGCCTTTGCCGATGCGAGTGATGTGCAACGGGCCCTGCGCGGGGGAGAGGATCACGCGCTCCTGGCGACGTTCCCGCCCGGTGCCGCCCTGCCCACCGAGTTCCGTCCGATCGGAGCCGTGTTGCCGGCCCGGGCGGAGGGGGCGGTCTCCCTGGATGGGGCCGTCCTTGAAGGCAATCTGGGCTGGGACCCCTATACCGCCTGGGACGGCCATAACGGCTGA
- the rsmD gene encoding 16S rRNA (guanine(966)-N(2))-methyltransferase RsmD: MTRIVSGKAGSLTLKVPDAGTRPTSDRVREALFSALEARGYLEDAHVLDLFAGSGALGLESMSRGAASAVLVERAASAARVCTQNARALKAALKGPCDVRVAQRGALPFVQDGDETYDLVFIDPPYDLPEADLTALLDALPPRLMEDALVLVERSTRSPEPVWPARLERTASKKYGETMIWWAEPVRAE, encoded by the coding sequence GTGACTCGAATCGTCTCCGGTAAGGCCGGATCCCTCACCCTGAAGGTGCCCGATGCAGGCACCCGTCCCACCAGCGATCGCGTGCGCGAGGCCCTGTTTTCAGCCCTGGAGGCCCGCGGCTATCTGGAGGACGCCCACGTCCTGGATCTCTTTGCCGGCTCGGGGGCCCTGGGCCTGGAGTCGATGAGCCGCGGGGCCGCGAGCGCCGTGCTGGTCGAACGCGCGGCGAGTGCCGCGCGGGTGTGCACCCAGAATGCGCGCGCCCTGAAGGCCGCGCTTAAGGGACCGTGTGATGTGCGTGTGGCCCAGCGCGGGGCGCTGCCGTTTGTGCAGGACGGCGACGAAACCTATGACCTGGTCTTTATCGATCCGCCCTATGACCTGCCCGAGGCCGATCTGACCGCACTGCTGGACGCCCTGCCGCCGCGGCTGATGGAGGATGCCCTGGTGCTGGTGGAGCGCAGCACCCGCTCCCCCGAACCTGTCTGGCCCGCGCGACTGGAGCGCACCGCCTCCAAAAAATACGGCGAGACGATGATCTGGTGGGCCGAGCCGGTCCGCGCCGAATAA
- a CDS encoding ATP-dependent DNA helicase RecG, translating to MSVSPMDARLSGVIAGGYKVLEKAFGLYTVADLLEHYPRRYARRGELTALNTLVTGEDVTIVADVLEVRDRTMKSRRGSILEVKISDGKGILVLTFFNQSWRAQELKPGVRGIFAGKAGEYRGIRQLAHPDYKLFDPEEVELSDPALADGWINRPIPIYPATAKVPSWKIQAAVELVLDGLPRLEDPIPAAVRERELLMPYRTALEKLHRPETDRDWKAARESLRYREAFLLQAALLQQRARSRVHPTTPRLAVPGGLRDRLDDRLPFRLTGDQSLVSQEIEKDLAETAPMNRLVQGEVGSGKTLVALRAMLTAADSGGQSAFLAPTEVLAAQHLRSIVKTLGPDLSAELMPTLLTGQMPAAERKRALLRVVSGAAKIVVGTHALLSDNVQFYDLGLVVVDEQHRFGVEQRELLRAKGNRPPHTLVLTATPIPRTVAMTIFGDLDVSIIAELPAGRQPIESFVVPLADRPGWMPRVWERVAEEVARGRQAFVVCPAIDLGGDGGLGAGEDEAGLPANVVSITEAPHYAEHAAERAHPALMHPAGAGASAPPAAAAVERAGLAAAGNVVPLRRAPLPAPEDPDAIPTTGGRGSRRAAPAPAEASPPAGEAPARLRAAVEPVLNELRRTPALAGLRIEALHGRMSSEEKDSIMRAFQAGEIHVLVATTVIEVGVDVANASTMVVLEADRFGVSQLHQLRGRVGRGGLPGLCLLVTAAEQESTARTRVEAVASTQDGFELAQVDLELRREGDVLGSVQSGGRSSLKLLRVVQDGDLIMRARHDAAAVIGEDAELVDNPVLREALDRRVDEATRASLAKN from the coding sequence ATGAGTGTTTCTCCCATGGATGCGCGGCTCAGCGGCGTCATTGCCGGGGGCTATAAGGTGCTGGAAAAGGCGTTTGGGCTCTATACGGTGGCCGATCTGCTGGAGCATTATCCGCGCCGCTACGCCCGCCGCGGGGAGCTCACGGCCCTGAATACCCTCGTCACGGGCGAGGACGTCACCATCGTGGCCGATGTGTTGGAGGTGCGCGACCGCACCATGAAATCCCGCCGGGGCTCCATCCTGGAGGTCAAGATCTCGGATGGCAAGGGCATCCTGGTTCTCACCTTCTTTAACCAGTCCTGGCGCGCCCAGGAGCTGAAGCCCGGCGTGCGCGGCATCTTCGCGGGCAAGGCGGGGGAGTATCGAGGCATCCGCCAGCTGGCGCACCCCGACTATAAACTCTTCGATCCCGAGGAGGTAGAGCTGAGCGATCCCGCGCTTGCCGATGGCTGGATCAACCGCCCCATCCCCATCTATCCGGCCACGGCCAAGGTGCCGTCCTGGAAGATTCAGGCGGCGGTGGAGCTGGTGCTGGACGGCCTGCCGCGCCTGGAGGATCCCATCCCCGCGGCGGTGCGCGAGCGCGAACTCCTGATGCCGTATCGCACGGCCCTGGAAAAACTGCATCGCCCCGAGACCGACCGCGATTGGAAGGCGGCGCGCGAGAGCCTGCGCTATCGCGAGGCCTTCCTGCTTCAGGCCGCGCTCCTGCAGCAGCGCGCGCGCAGCCGCGTGCACCCCACCACCCCGCGCCTCGCGGTGCCCGGGGGCCTGCGCGATCGCCTCGACGATCGCCTCCCCTTCCGCCTCACCGGAGACCAGAGCCTGGTCTCGCAGGAGATCGAAAAAGACCTCGCCGAGACCGCCCCGATGAATCGCCTGGTGCAGGGCGAGGTGGGGTCGGGTAAAACCCTTGTGGCGCTGCGGGCCATGCTCACCGCCGCCGATTCCGGCGGGCAATCGGCGTTCCTCGCGCCCACGGAGGTGCTTGCGGCCCAGCATCTGCGCTCGATCGTGAAGACCCTCGGCCCGGACCTCTCGGCCGAGCTTATGCCCACCCTGCTCACCGGCCAGATGCCCGCGGCCGAGCGCAAGCGTGCGCTGCTGCGCGTGGTCAGCGGCGCGGCCAAGATTGTGGTGGGCACCCACGCCCTGCTCTCCGATAATGTCCAGTTTTATGACCTCGGGCTGGTGGTGGTCGACGAACAGCACCGCTTTGGTGTGGAGCAGCGCGAGCTCCTGCGGGCCAAGGGAAATCGGCCCCCGCATACCCTGGTGCTCACCGCCACCCCCATCCCGCGCACCGTGGCGATGACCATCTTCGGCGATCTTGACGTCTCGATCATCGCCGAGCTGCCCGCGGGCCGCCAGCCCATCGAGAGCTTTGTGGTGCCGCTGGCCGATCGCCCGGGCTGGATGCCGCGGGTCTGGGAGCGCGTGGCCGAGGAGGTCGCGCGCGGCCGGCAGGCGTTTGTGGTGTGTCCCGCCATCGACCTGGGGGGAGACGGCGGCCTCGGCGCGGGCGAGGACGAGGCCGGGCTGCCCGCCAATGTTGTGAGCATCACCGAGGCCCCGCACTATGCCGAGCATGCGGCCGAGCGCGCGCATCCCGCACTCATGCATCCCGCCGGGGCCGGCGCGAGCGCCCCTCCGGCCGCCGCGGCGGTGGAGCGGGCGGGCCTCGCGGCGGCGGGCAACGTGGTGCCGCTTCGCCGGGCCCCGCTGCCCGCGCCCGAGGATCCCGATGCCATCCCCACCACGGGCGGCCGCGGTTCGCGCCGGGCCGCGCCCGCACCCGCCGAGGCGAGCCCGCCCGCGGGTGAGGCCCCCGCCCGCCTGCGCGCGGCGGTGGAGCCGGTGCTGAACGAGCTGCGGCGCACCCCCGCGCTCGCGGGCCTGCGCATCGAGGCCCTGCACGGCCGGATGTCCAGCGAGGAAAAAGACAGCATCATGCGCGCGTTTCAGGCGGGCGAGATTCACGTGCTGGTGGCCACCACGGTGATCGAGGTGGGCGTGGACGTGGCCAATGCCTCCACCATGGTGGTGCTGGAAGCCGATCGTTTTGGGGTGTCCCAGCTGCATCAGCTGCGCGGCCGCGTGGGCCGGGGCGGGCTGCCGGGGCTGTGCCTGCTGGTCACCGCCGCCGAGCAGGAGAGCACCGCGCGCACCCGCGTGGAGGCCGTGGCCTCCACCCAGGACGGCTTTGAACTGGCGCAGGTGGACCTCGAGCTGCGCCGCGAGGGCGATGTGCTGGGCTCGGTGCAGTCCGGCGGGCGCTCCTCGCTCAAGCTGCTGCGGGTGGTCCAGGACGGCGACCTCATCATGCGGGCGCGGCACGATGCCGCCGCCGTGATCGGGGAGGACGCCGAGCTGGTGGATAATCCCGTGCTGCGTGAGGCCCTGGACCGCCGGGTGGATGAGGCCACCCGCGCCTCGCTGGCCAAAAACTAA
- the coaD gene encoding pantetheine-phosphate adenylyltransferase, producing the protein MKRIAVVPGSFDPVTLGHLDVISRAAGLYDEVHVLVVHNPDKAALLPIAQRVALLEQSIAEAEVRGTVIVASWSMGLLVDYVTEVGAQVLVKGIRSQIDVAYETPMAIVNRHLAGVETIFMLPDPSHAHVSSSLVRQVANLGGDISPYVPPAVARFLQR; encoded by the coding sequence ATGAAGAGGATCGCCGTTGTCCCCGGATCATTTGACCCCGTTACGCTTGGGCACCTGGATGTGATTTCCCGTGCCGCCGGCCTCTACGATGAGGTGCACGTGCTGGTGGTGCATAATCCCGATAAGGCGGCCCTGCTGCCGATCGCGCAGCGCGTGGCGCTCCTGGAGCAGTCCATTGCCGAGGCCGAGGTGCGCGGCACCGTGATCGTGGCGTCCTGGAGCATGGGCCTGCTGGTGGATTATGTCACCGAGGTGGGTGCGCAGGTGCTCGTGAAGGGCATCCGTTCGCAGATCGATGTGGCCTATGAAACGCCCATGGCGATCGTGAACCGGCACCTCGCCGGCGTCGAGACCATCTTTATGCTTCCCGATCCCTCGCATGCGCATGTGTCCAGCTCGTTGGTGCGCCAGGTCGCCAATCTCGGCGGCGATATTAGCCCCTATGTGCCGCCCGCGGTGGCCCGCTTTTTGCAGCGTTAA
- a CDS encoding YceD family protein codes for MREQELTVTLAEQYGEGLMVVPVGNDLHVRVRLESVHEGIYVSTEVDTEAVGQCGRCLDEFTQPVEVEFQELFAYSSDEASESEVHDDHVDLEPLIRDAVVLSLPFQPVCRPDCAGLDPETGERLAEMPDNELRDRVDPRWSALAGFTTDQGAGNPAAGYTEER; via the coding sequence ATGCGCGAACAGGAACTGACGGTAACGCTTGCCGAGCAGTATGGCGAGGGGCTGATGGTTGTTCCCGTAGGGAATGACCTGCACGTTCGGGTCCGCTTGGAATCGGTTCACGAGGGCATTTATGTCTCAACCGAGGTAGACACTGAGGCAGTTGGTCAGTGTGGTCGATGCCTCGATGAGTTCACTCAGCCTGTCGAAGTCGAATTTCAGGAACTTTTCGCGTACTCTAGTGACGAAGCCTCTGAGAGTGAGGTTCACGATGACCACGTGGATCTTGAACCTCTCATCAGAGACGCAGTAGTTCTGTCACTGCCGTTTCAGCCGGTGTGCCGGCCAGATTGCGCCGGACTCGATCCCGAGACCGGTGAGCGCTTGGCCGAAATGCCGGATAATGAACTCCGCGATCGTGTAGACCCTCGTTGGTCTGCGCTTGCAGGGTTTACCACAGACCAGGGCGCCGGCAATCCGGCTGCCGGATACACAGAAGAGAGATAA
- the rpmF gene encoding 50S ribosomal protein L32, whose amino-acid sequence MAVPKRKMSRSNTNSRRAQWKATAPALVKTIENGKVSYSLPHHAKVVTDSAGTPMFLEYKGRKVADI is encoded by the coding sequence ATGGCTGTTCCCAAGAGGAAGATGTCGCGCTCCAACACCAACTCGCGTCGTGCGCAGTGGAAGGCGACCGCTCCCGCGCTCGTCAAGACCATTGAAAACGGCAAGGTTTCCTACAGCCTGCCGCACCACGCCAAGGTTGTCACCGACTCCGCCGGAACCCCGATGTTCCTGGAGTACAAGGGCCGCAAGGTAGCCGACATCTAA
- the rnc gene encoding ribonuclease III, protein MTESIKVSDSQAHRGSLSAILGVSVKPELLDLALTHRSFAYENGGIPHNERLEFLGDSVLGLATTTELYRVYPQLPEGELAKMRSAVVSTVALSLVARDLGLGQFLKLGRGEELTGGRDKASILADTVEAILGAVYLDRGMAEAEALVLRLVRPLLADPVRMSAANDPKTALQEIAAARSVPPPQYEITSSGPDHNRSFTATVTVGHLATATGTGTSKKHAEMAAALRAWTHLSS, encoded by the coding sequence GTGACTGAATCCATTAAGGTTTCAGACTCCCAGGCACACCGAGGATCGCTCAGCGCGATCCTCGGTGTGTCGGTTAAGCCGGAGTTGCTGGACCTCGCCCTGACCCATCGCTCCTTTGCGTATGAAAACGGCGGCATCCCCCATAACGAACGCCTGGAGTTTTTGGGCGATTCGGTGCTGGGACTTGCCACCACCACCGAGCTGTATCGGGTGTACCCGCAGCTGCCCGAGGGTGAGCTGGCGAAGATGCGTTCCGCCGTGGTGTCCACCGTGGCGCTCTCGCTGGTCGCGCGCGATCTGGGCCTGGGCCAGTTTTTGAAGCTGGGCCGCGGCGAGGAACTCACCGGGGGTCGCGATAAGGCATCGATCCTCGCCGATACGGTGGAGGCCATCCTGGGCGCCGTGTATCTGGACCGGGGAATGGCGGAGGCCGAGGCGCTGGTATTGCGCCTGGTGCGGCCGCTGTTGGCCGATCCGGTGCGGATGAGCGCGGCCAATGACCCGAAGACGGCGCTGCAGGAGATTGCGGCTGCCCGCTCGGTTCCGCCGCCGCAGTACGAGATCACCAGCAGTGGGCCCGATCATAACCGCAGCTTCACGGCCACGGTCACGGTGGGGCATCTGGCTACCGCCACGGGCACGGGCACCAGCAAAAAGCATGCCGAGATGGCTGCCGCGCTGCGCGCCTGGACACACCTGAGCTCCTAG
- the mutM gene encoding bifunctional DNA-formamidopyrimidine glycosylase/DNA-(apurinic or apyrimidinic site) lyase, producing MPELPEVEVVRAGLEPAVTGALVTGVEVIDPRSLKRHAHSRGDFEGLLRGQRITAAARRGKFLWFPLEGGDALVTHLGMSGQMLLREPGRDDRLTRIRLSIEHPDHGELWINFVDQRIFGGMAIDTVLDTADGGPGGFTGSAPAHARIPSQVAHIARDPLDPYFDEAAFRAGLARRGTGIKRALLDQTLISGIGNIYADEVLWLARLHYDRPAKLLPRARVSELLEGIRTVLRRALAEGGTSFDAQYVNVNGNSGYFAHSLNAYGQQGTPCPRCGTEIVRESFMNRGSHLCPRCQQIERQIR from the coding sequence GTGCCCGAACTGCCCGAGGTGGAGGTGGTCCGCGCCGGCCTGGAGCCCGCTGTGACCGGTGCGCTGGTCACGGGCGTGGAGGTGATTGACCCGCGCTCGCTCAAGCGGCATGCGCATTCGCGCGGGGACTTCGAGGGGCTGCTGCGCGGGCAGCGCATCACGGCGGCCGCGCGGCGCGGCAAGTTTTTGTGGTTTCCGCTGGAGGGCGGCGATGCGCTGGTGACGCACCTGGGCATGAGCGGGCAGATGCTGCTGCGCGAGCCCGGCCGCGATGACCGGCTGACCCGGATCCGGCTGAGCATTGAGCATCCGGATCATGGCGAGCTGTGGATTAACTTTGTGGACCAGCGCATCTTTGGCGGGATGGCGATTGATACGGTGCTGGATACCGCCGATGGTGGTCCGGGCGGGTTTACCGGTTCCGCACCCGCCCACGCGCGCATCCCGAGCCAGGTCGCCCATATCGCCCGCGATCCGCTGGACCCCTATTTTGATGAGGCCGCCTTCCGCGCCGGCCTGGCCCGCCGCGGCACCGGCATTAAGCGCGCCCTACTGGACCAGACGCTGATCAGCGGCATCGGCAATATCTATGCCGATGAGGTGCTGTGGCTGGCCCGCCTGCACTACGACCGCCCGGCCAAACTCCTGCCGCGCGCCCGCGTGAGCGAACTGCTGGAGGGCATCCGCACGGTGCTGCGCCGCGCGCTGGCCGAGGGCGGCACGAGCTTCGACGCGCAGTACGTGAACGTCAACGGCAACTCGGGCTATTTTGCCCACTCGCTCAACGCCTATGGGCAGCAGGGCACGCCCTGTCCGCGCTGCGGCACGGAGATCGTGCGGGAATCGTTCATGAACCGCGGCTCGCATCTGTGCCCGCGGTGCCAGCAAATTGAAAGGCAAATTCGATAG
- a CDS encoding AIPR family protein yields MPKPEQQASESWKAAFRQFSDHLELSADGIGLFAIDQRFGIEDVRTAAADSITGGGDDKKLDVIYLDTDRGLLVVAQCLDTPVVRVAAPANKASDLNTALAWLLSSEIDDVPEELRGRVSEVRDAIQSDRIRDFHVWYVHNVPESANAQKEVNNAAKTAAKLLENRGGVQIFGAEIGTETLERWYLGSKRTIKVTEKLKLRVSDAIETSSDRWDSVTTLVPGTWLRSLFSMHKEDLFSANVRDYLGSRRSIDNINNGIKITAIDEPADFAVYNNGLTALVLDYDLGPRTRSGRSLEITGISVVNGAQTTGSIGSLEDEPSADLLVPVRFVKSGDEALLESIVRFNNLQNKVQAADFRSGDEIQNRLRSEFEGMSGVSYDGGRRGGGSDVIKRSRATLPSHTVGQVLTAFHGDPVAAYDKKAEIWIDDAMYSRVFSERTTAAHVLFAYSLYDALTTRLLTLRAKSAKAETELSSAEEKELTFLSLKGAPYLLIEAVARSLETMLGKTLPSRFALSFRGTPTLADAAAYWNIVIEAVLPLSDQLRGAFSRGRVSKDGKDDALSAFEGLFGALQSLKPDGFTEFSKVVVTTARSR; encoded by the coding sequence ATGCCCAAGCCGGAACAGCAAGCAAGTGAATCTTGGAAGGCTGCTTTTAGACAGTTCTCCGATCATTTGGAGTTAAGCGCGGACGGCATCGGGCTTTTCGCGATTGATCAACGGTTTGGGATCGAGGACGTTCGGACCGCCGCAGCGGATTCAATCACCGGCGGCGGAGATGACAAAAAGCTGGACGTAATCTATCTTGATACTGATCGCGGCCTTCTTGTAGTAGCCCAATGCCTAGATACACCTGTCGTTAGGGTTGCTGCCCCAGCTAATAAGGCCTCGGACCTCAATACGGCATTAGCTTGGTTGCTTAGTTCTGAGATAGATGATGTCCCTGAAGAGCTGCGGGGGCGAGTCTCGGAAGTACGGGATGCCATTCAGTCAGATCGGATTCGGGATTTTCATGTTTGGTACGTTCATAATGTGCCTGAATCGGCGAACGCTCAGAAGGAAGTCAACAACGCCGCAAAGACTGCTGCGAAACTGCTGGAGAATCGTGGAGGAGTCCAAATCTTCGGAGCTGAAATCGGCACCGAAACGCTAGAACGATGGTACCTAGGTTCAAAGCGCACGATTAAAGTTACCGAGAAGCTCAAGTTGAGAGTGAGCGATGCGATCGAGACGTCCAGTGATCGATGGGATTCTGTGACCACATTGGTCCCAGGAACCTGGTTGCGTAGTCTGTTTTCGATGCATAAAGAGGACTTGTTCTCGGCAAACGTGCGTGACTATCTTGGGTCCCGCCGGAGCATTGACAATATTAACAATGGCATTAAAATCACCGCAATAGATGAACCGGCAGACTTCGCTGTGTACAACAACGGGCTGACGGCATTGGTCTTGGATTACGATCTTGGACCAAGGACAAGGAGCGGGCGGAGCCTGGAAATCACAGGAATTTCGGTCGTGAACGGTGCTCAGACAACGGGCTCAATAGGGTCACTTGAGGATGAACCCTCTGCTGATCTATTGGTGCCTGTTCGCTTCGTGAAATCCGGTGACGAAGCCTTGCTGGAGAGCATTGTCCGTTTCAATAATCTACAGAACAAAGTTCAGGCTGCTGATTTCCGAAGTGGTGATGAAATTCAGAATCGGCTTCGATCTGAATTTGAAGGAATGTCCGGGGTGAGCTATGACGGAGGCAGACGCGGCGGGGGCAGCGATGTGATCAAGCGGAGCAGAGCTACACTACCGTCGCATACCGTAGGACAAGTCTTGACGGCTTTCCACGGTGATCCAGTTGCCGCTTACGACAAGAAGGCAGAAATATGGATTGACGATGCAATGTATTCGCGTGTTTTCTCGGAGAGAACGACCGCGGCACACGTGCTTTTCGCATATTCACTCTACGATGCCTTGACAACTAGGCTGCTTACGTTGCGAGCGAAGTCAGCTAAAGCTGAGACCGAACTCTCTAGTGCGGAAGAAAAAGAACTTACATTCTTAAGTCTCAAAGGTGCCCCGTATTTGCTCATTGAGGCAGTCGCACGCTCTCTAGAGACGATGCTTGGTAAGACTCTTCCGAGTCGATTTGCACTTAGCTTCCGGGGCACGCCAACTTTGGCGGATGCGGCAGCTTACTGGAATATTGTTATCGAGGCAGTACTTCCTCTGAGCGACCAACTGCGTGGAGCGTTCAGCCGTGGTCGGGTCAGTAAAGACGGAAAGGACGACGCGCTTTCTGCATTTGAGGGTCTTTTTGGCGCACTCCAGAGCCTAAAACCGGACGGGTTCACAGAGTTTTCGAAAGTTGTCGTGACTACCGCCCGCTCACGGTAA
- a CDS encoding DUF1622 domain-containing protein, whose translation MNTEALFAVVVTVIEFIGVGVVVIGLVIAAVLAARALRRGAGGTVAFQTLRTTIGGSILLGLEIFVAADIIHTLSAPSFEDAAVLGLIVLIRTVLSMSIQIEIEGTLPWRRALLTSGGEVVANAISRETSAAK comes from the coding sequence ATGAATACTGAGGCGCTATTTGCGGTTGTTGTCACGGTCATTGAATTTATCGGTGTTGGCGTGGTGGTGATCGGGTTGGTGATCGCCGCCGTGCTCGCCGCGCGTGCGCTGCGGCGCGGTGCCGGGGGCACGGTTGCCTTTCAGACGCTGCGCACAACGATCGGGGGATCGATCCTGCTGGGCCTCGAGATTTTTGTCGCGGCGGATATTATCCATACCCTCTCGGCTCCGTCATTTGAGGATGCCGCCGTGCTGGGCCTGATCGTGCTGATTCGAACCGTGCTGAGCATGTCGATTCAGATCGAGATCGAGGGCACCCTGCCGTGGCGGCGCGCGCTCCTCACCAGCGGCGGCGAGGTGGTGGCGAACGCCATCTCGCGCGAGACCTCCGCCGCAAAATAA
- a CDS encoding type II toxin-antitoxin system RelE/ParE family toxin, translating into MWEVDLALIEGWLLSLDDDSYAQVLAAVELLEECGPRLGRPLVDTVKTSTHKNMKELRPGSSGRSALRVLFAFDPQRRAIMLIAGDKSGNWKSWYRKNIPAADELFDRHLHQQKNNRGEWS; encoded by the coding sequence ATGTGGGAAGTTGATCTTGCGCTCATCGAGGGGTGGTTATTATCTCTCGACGATGACTCATACGCGCAGGTGCTCGCCGCGGTCGAATTACTAGAGGAATGCGGGCCGCGGCTCGGTCGCCCCCTGGTCGATACGGTCAAGACCTCCACGCATAAGAATATGAAGGAGCTTCGGCCGGGTTCGTCCGGGCGTTCCGCGCTGCGGGTGCTCTTTGCCTTTGATCCGCAGCGTCGGGCCATCATGTTGATCGCCGGGGATAAATCCGGCAATTGGAAAAGCTGGTATCGGAAAAATATCCCCGCGGCCGATGAACTCTTTGATCGCCACCTGCACCAACAGAAAAATAATAGAGGAGAGTGGTCCTGA
- a CDS encoding helix-turn-helix domain-containing protein, which produces MPLTREQLLARRPVESERIEAHKERMLGEVRSYRLRELREAAGLTQSDLAERIGVGQRQISKIERGDLDNTKIGTIRKYLAAVGGDLSMEYIIGERRLHLV; this is translated from the coding sequence ATGCCCCTGACCCGTGAGCAGCTTCTTGCCCGGCGTCCCGTCGAGAGCGAACGTATCGAGGCTCATAAGGAACGCATGCTCGGGGAGGTGCGTTCCTACCGGCTGCGAGAGCTACGCGAGGCGGCCGGGCTCACACAGTCCGACCTCGCCGAGCGGATCGGAGTTGGCCAACGCCAGATCTCCAAGATCGAGCGAGGCGATCTGGACAACACAAAAATCGGCACCATCCGCAAATACCTTGCGGCCGTTGGCGGCGACCTGAGCATGGAATACATCATCGGGGAGCGTCGGCTACACCTGGTCTGA
- a CDS encoding DUF6226 family protein yields the protein MQGYHRPEYERAEYRDAAGVPINYGSRWADLDYSPPEDAYSVVENPERFAPLHVVARALIDFLRSRYDVVVEEGERVLWDMPHPPEPGQVLSAVRLVPRAEGCAPLGFVFTDFPGLLISAGALYDTVFPACGCAACDDDVDSLIEELERYVRAIAGGGLSETVERPHRAGWSLRPGLGLVRGMGRAVSLSLRDPEGTEILGGSTPAEDYPPALLAAAITALEPLGPDGTWRAWPPRRT from the coding sequence ATGCAGGGGTATCACCGCCCGGAATATGAACGCGCCGAGTATCGGGATGCCGCGGGAGTGCCGATTAACTACGGTTCACGCTGGGCCGATCTGGATTATTCGCCGCCGGAGGACGCCTATTCGGTGGTGGAAAATCCCGAGCGTTTTGCTCCCCTGCATGTGGTGGCCCGGGCGCTGATCGATTTTCTCCGCTCTCGCTATGACGTGGTGGTGGAGGAGGGTGAGCGGGTGCTCTGGGATATGCCCCATCCGCCCGAGCCGGGGCAGGTTTTAAGCGCGGTTCGCCTGGTCCCGCGCGCGGAGGGCTGCGCACCCCTCGGCTTCGTATTCACGGATTTTCCGGGCCTGTTGATCTCCGCGGGGGCGCTTTATGACACCGTGTTCCCGGCCTGCGGGTGTGCCGCTTGTGACGATGACGTGGACTCGCTGATCGAAGAATTGGAGCGCTATGTCCGGGCCATCGCCGGGGGTGGGCTCTCCGAGACGGTGGAGCGGCCGCATCGCGCGGGCTGGAGCCTGCGCCCGGGCCTCGGCCTGGTGCGCGGAATGGGCCGCGCCGTGTCCCTCAGCCTGCGCGATCCCGAGGGCACGGAGATCCTCGGCGGCAGCACCCCCGCGGAGGACTATCCCCCGGCGCTCCTCGCGGCGGCCATCACCGCCCTGGAACCCCTCGGCCCGGACGGCACCTGGCGCGCCTGGCCGCCCCGCCGCACCTAG